DNA sequence from the Centroberyx gerrardi isolate f3 chromosome 22, fCenGer3.hap1.cur.20231027, whole genome shotgun sequence genome:
CGCTCCCTGGGTAGTACATTTGTGACTAACAAGACATTCCTAtctctttgaatggggagtTGTCTACAAATGTTGTTGGTGCCACCATCTTTAGCGTTACGaattttcccattcaaaactgatGGAGGGGCCTGTCTCCTCAATAAAACTGTCTATGATTAAAGTCAAGTTTGAGGTGTcatcttacccccccccccctctcccccacatTTCAGCTACCAGGTTAAAaagttctcaagccaaaaaaagcaaatgacaaaacagtattattattataacatttgtgacctgctctatcatttccagtcacattgacccctcaaagcattttgagtttaatacactgttggaaagaggagaatttaagctttctggtgatatcaaaattatctttgtactccaaagattgagtgagatgcaccccttgatgtcttgactgtttccaaactatgtttttgagaaaaagggcctcaaagtttgaagtcaattctgagacatttattcaaataaagaaatcattcacacacacaggttgagatgcctgacaactacgtTTTCCCGCGGATGAAACAATCAttttgattagacaataaattgaacgatggtcaacctgttactatgcagatgttcattcataattttaagggacacataataagggagagagggacggagagaagtgttgccaggttcttagcgacaaaaccctcccGGTGAcaattaaacccaacccataaacagcccaatgatcaatgaaactagtccaaaataacaaaccaataacaaaactccacaatacaaccctgacaaactttataaacagcgttttaagtcctacagcatttataacatttccaagtacattGAAAACTGTGAACCTGGCCACATGAGGAATgcgagctttgttgacaaactaagctagtagttctgcttgtcaccctacctttatgagcttcaaaactatatttagcgtttgaatttcacaataatctttacacagaatgaaagccaaggctttattttattaaaatctgatgaaaccccaaaacagccaaaaatcgatcttttctcataaaatcacgtttatccacaaatgcgccGTTCCAACttccgactgaaaatgatagaacgCGTCACATTTTGCATGTTCaaatattacctcttcactagacatttctgtttgaTCACTGCTATAATTATCAACACAACTCTACAATTGTGAAGTTCAACTTCATTATTTTTGAGACTTATGTAGGATAAGTTCTGTAGGATAAGTTCTATCGATTCGTTCTGCCGATGTTGTTGCAGGTGATAGGttgataaaggtcatagattatttaatgcatctttaaatttggcacACATCTTGCCGTCCTGATAGTGCCCTCATCATGTAACCAACCACCAGTGTCTTACCTGAGGCGGGGTTGTGTTTAGCTGTCTTGGAGGATGTGTGAGAGCTGGAGGTGGATCCCACCCTCTGGTCTGAACTCATGCTGTCCTGGCCCAGAGGTGAGCTGGACTTCCTTGGCTTCTTGTCGGTCAGGTGGAGTGGGGAGCTCTTCTTAGCGGGTGGCGGTGGTCGGCGTGGCCTGGCGGTGGCGTTGACCTTCAGCCAGGCCTGGGCTTTGTACTCCACAATTTCTCCATAGTTAGCTCGTGTCACCCGGCACTCATACAGACCTTCGTCACTCTTGCTGACTCTGGAGATCTGCAGCTTGTGGGAGATATCATTGCCCTGGACTTTCACCGTCTGTTAGAGGAATTTAATGAGACAACAGTGTCATAATACTAGATggtatgatacaatacaatgagGATTAATTAAATATTATGACACCTTATGATTGTTATTTGTTACACTGCTAAAAATTGGATGAACAACACTTGGATGCTAACAAAACCACAAGCAAACTtaacttaaagagtaactaaaccccaaacccaaatgtcACCTTCAGTACAataggtggtgacatcacctggcaccaaagatcagccaatagcagatagcCAGTTCAGTACCTTACTTTTcagtgtcaggcttcaccacagatttgggtttggggtttagttactcctTCAGTTAAGTTTACTTGTGGTTTTGTTAGCATCCAAGCTGATTTAACTGTTTGATTCCTCTCTCTGGTTGCAGGTGTGctagtgaaatcagctgctgcagtgtttggttggaatgaaaatctgcCAACTCTTGGGTCATGATGGTGCATagctgagaaccactgggttaCAACATGGGTTATGTTAGCCAGGACATGTTCTTCAACTTACACTTATTTTTGTCCCCTCGTCATCAGGATCTGGCTCTGGTATCATTTCCATCTGGGAATAtaaacagcaagagagagagacagagaggaagagagacaacaTTAGCTCTCAAACTCTGTAAAAAGTGCCATTTTGAGGAGATATTTCCAAGTTCCAGATTTTATGTAAGTCTCACTAAAACAACCTATGACATTCCTATAATGACTTTGGGTATAACCTACATAGGGCATCATATATGCATTGGTGGTTAGAAATCTTTGATAGCGACATCAATAAACAGTTTATCTTAGAGATTTAGAGAGTGAATGCGTGCATGCTACTGcctttaaaaataaatgcacaagGATGTCACTCTTGCCACTGTTCTGATATATTTTTGGATTCTATGAGAGGTTTTGTAGGGGGATTAGATTAAAGAGAGCATCCAGATTCAGTAGCGACTTGAGGAAAAACAGGTTCAAACCAGAATGCTCCATGACAAACTGACAAATGCTTCAAACAAATTATGCCTCAAAAGCCCCATCAGTCTCTCCAGTAAAAGCAATATTTCCCATAAAAGCTTACGACAAATAATAAAACCGCAGAGCGCCTGGAACAGCTTTTCAGTGAAACCCACAAAAACagaacgcccccccccccccccccccctcaaagCACAAAAACCATCAAGAGCAACACCATAGCTCGTGGGTTCAAAAAATGCCCCTTATTTGAGCTCTGGTGGCATAATTCTAGCATGGTGGCAAGCACTAAGCCTACAGCCTACATCATGGACTGGGCATTGATTTTAGAGGCTATAATTTATTTATCCCACATCGGATGCCAAATGGATGTATGCCCGGGAAAAAAAGTCTGCTGACTACACAGCTGAAGAAGAGCAGAGCGGTGCAGCAGAAAGGCTGGAAGGGAAGCTTCTCCAGAGGACATGTTAGCTGTTGGCTCCACAGGAGAGACAAAGGAAAGGGCAGGGAAGGTATAAGACGACTACTTATGAGCATCTGCGGCAGAGAGCATTCTGTCAAGTGCTATAATTACCTTGGAGAAACCGGTGCTTACTCTGGAGGATGTTCTGCCCGACAGGTGATTAATGAGCAGAATTAGGAGCCATAGCTTTCCCTGTCTGCATGTATGCATGACTCTTACATCTTCACTTACTCCACAGAAGGACCTGGCATCCTCTATTGTATCAAGGAGACGTCTTGAATGGCAAGGCAGGATTAATTGCTCTCCATCTTGGCATGGACTGTCTCAAGTCATCAATTTCAGGCACCTCTTTTACAAACTTCACAGTGGTTATATGGGCTGGGTGAGCAGTCTATATACGTCACCTGCGAAAGGATGAAGTGTGCCACTGAAAGACATTCGCTCTACTCTACTCCTAACGTACTGGCTTCTGCATTTATGAAAGCACATCAACGGTGACTCTACATGGCAGATCCCTGAGGTAAAACGGCTGAATTGCTCCTCACTCATTTCATTATGGCGAATTGCAATTGTActattaaaggggcatttcaccACAATGTAGCTGaaccagaggtggagactcgagtcacatgacttggactcaagtcagacttgAGGCAGAATTTTAATTGctcgagacttgacttgatgcatgaagagaagacttgagacttgacttggtttctggtgacttgggacttgactttgacttgtactttgatgacttgaaaagcaGGGACGTGCACAGACATTTTGAGGGGCTGTTGCTCTAACCTGAAAAAgggcacccccccccccccccaagataTAATATACTGTGCATTTATCGTTGATTGAAATATTCGTTTTTAGTTAGTTATTAGcctacggtgaccagacgtcccggtttgtccgggattgtcctgCGCTTGTGCACACTGACAAAGAccttatgttttgttttgaaaggtatctgacaatcaataaatatgttatattacaccagtgcaatccttgtgttttgtgtttactagtgttattatacagttttcaaataaactatgttttggtggatttttggagacaaaacataatttttcgtttgctgaggcgctgtccatggtgttgaaaggtgcagtcactaggtgtgctaagcgctgaaataattgtcccccatcctgatgaaaacgcctatggtgcgtgcataagcgcatacatgtgcgcgtgcatgaacgtgcgctacacttaagggtcccggtttgggggtttgaaaatgtggtcaccctataTTAGCCTACtccaactttaaaaaaaaaaaatgcttctgagaaaataggcctacattaaATTAATTATGTAGGAAATGGTTGCTTGACATTTCTATCATAATGCTTCACCTGCTGGCAGTCTGTATCCAGCTCTGCAAACTTGCACTCCCCTTAGCTGCCTCcctcagctctttctctctctgctgtagtctCCTCCTTTTGGAAGgcattgtagcctactgtaagcacccaaaattaacattacataaaaaaaaaatgcattacattttaaccAATTTGAACATTACAAGTTATCATCTCATAACGAAAAATAAGGCGACTTCTATCAGCTACATCTGCTTGTTCAAGAACACAGCTAGCAGCTCATGTCACAAGCTAGAAAGAAGCTAACGTGGCGTTAGGTTGGTCTGTTCACACACGACACGTAGCTTCATATTGCCTGTAAACAATATCTAATCTAGCATGATTCAACAGTCAAAACCATCAGATCCCCGTATCTCTACAGAACGCACACTTAATGTAATGGTCGTAACTGAGGAGTTATCTTGCATGTAGCCTGCTGCCTAtatgttagccagctagctagctagataagATTGGTTAATATGATAGCATAAGGCAATATTGCGCGACGTAATGCAAATGTGACAAACTGCACATTGTTCGGAAGCATGTGGAGATTTTTATTCACAGGGCATCCCATTGGTTATATAACGTTACCATCGTAGTTAATCATCTCCACAACTTCAAAAGACTCACCCGGAGCCCTCACACAGGGGCAACAATACCACAATGTCACATGACAGGGGGCATAGGGCATCGCTAACGTGACGTGATCTGGGCCGCCCCATCTCTGTGTCCTGCGGAGGCATGCCTATCAATAAGTAATAAAAATTTGGATGATATGGCGATTTAATTTGGTCTAACTTCAACAATTATGGGCTACTCGTATTTATGCAGCCACAacagcaaaaatatatatattttttttttccctccagagGGGCAGCTCAGCCAAAGAGGGCAAATGGGCTGTTGCTCGGGCAACTTTAGCCCGGCCTTGTGCACGTCCttgttgaaaaggtttctaaagtcttgacttgagatcttgtgtttgtgtaaatgacttagattgaaagtgatgagatttgttccaccagatgactgaatttaaattctgttttctgaatttgtatggaatgatttatttattagttgaagctgattatagaaatcaaactcatgatgctgttaccaagtttttatcctattaaaacgactttgcattgaaaagtcctagatatatatatatatttttttaagatattaaattgatactggactcttgatttgttctgacttgacttggtttaAACTtcagacttgacattaatgacatggacttgatttggtaatctacatttagacttgggacttgacttgagacttgcacctcaagacctgagactgacttgggactcaagcaaagttgacttggtcacacctctgagcTGAACTCTGTTTTGTCCCAGGAGTCCAAGAACATTTTTTGTGATACTAAATATGTGGTTCCTTCACTGACTTGTTTTTCTCCAGCAGTAAAAATACATGTCAACAAACAACACGTttt
Encoded proteins:
- the vstm2a gene encoding V-set and transmembrane domain-containing protein 2A, with protein sequence MMWTSHDTVGFVFLASFCVQFGFSFEGRFTDLPSNMTAKEGQNIEMACAFQSGTASVYLEIQWWFVKAPEPTDSEEDVDAEEMEMIPEPDPDDEGTKISTVKVQGNDISHKLQISRVSKSDEGLYECRVTRANYGEIVEYKAQAWLKVNATARPRRPPPPAKKSSPLHLTDKKPRKSSSPLGQDSMSSDQRVGSTSSSHTSSKTAKHNPASGTRISSSYGLAVLLLACGLLRDALL